The genome window TTCTGACCCGTCCAGGTTCGAGCTATACGAACGTGCCCGGCGTCTTTGCGTGTGGCGATGTGCAGGACCATGTATATAGGCAGGCGGTTACCGCCGCTGGAACTGGCGCTATGGCAGCGATTGATGCCGAACGGTGGCTGGCTGAGCACTCTTTGACACACGCACCTCAATTGGAAGCAGTTGTCGGTGAACGCTCTTGAACAGAGGATCGCTTTGATTGCACGGGTGAAACCGTCTCATACAGGGATCACGCTCAACGGATTCCCACGCAGCGAATTGGAAAGCAGACCGAGAAAGGAGGTGAAAGCAATGTCATGTTGCTGCGGTACAACTGAAAAGCAGGAACAGAAGCCCCAGCAAAAAGAGGAAGAGAAACAACCCTCTTCCTGTGGGGTGGGCCAGTCCTGCGGCTAATAAGCGAAGGCAACTACTGTCTCTTTCGCACACTTGCGAAGATGGGAGGGAAAAGCATGCGTTTGGAGAACAACCAGCAGTTTCCGAGTATCGTTGCGCGAAGAGTGCAGGGCGGTGAGATAGCGATCCCCGGTGACTTTGCTGGGAGCTGGGGTGTGTTGCTCTTTTACCGGGGAGAGTGGTGACATTACTGCAATCAGCAGTTAGCTGACTTTCAGAGAAACATTGAGCGGTTCAAAGAGATCGGGACCCAGGTGGTGACTCTTTCTGTGGACTCGGAAGAGGACGCCCAAAAGATGGTGGATCGCCATACGCTCACGTTTCCAGTCCTTTACGGGCTCAATGCCCGAGAGACCATGGCGACCATCGGCGGTTACATCAACGAGGAGCCGCTTTTCCTCCACCCCTCAGGGTTCATCCTGCGACCAAATGGAACCATCGTCTTGCTCGTCCAATCCAGCGGTGCAATAGGCCGCCTGGTGGCAAATGATACCATCGGACTGACCCAGCACTATCAAAAGCAAGGGTTCTAATCATCCCGGTACCAATCGCTACCATCCATCTACGGGAGGTGTGCTATGGCAACGCAGCCGAAGATTATCTTAGTAACAGGGGCCACCGGGCAGCAGGGTGGAGCCGTCGCCCGCAGTTTGTTGCGACAGGGGCACAAGGTCCGGGCCTTGACCCGGAATCCGAACAAGGCCGCGGGGCTTGCGAAGGCCGGCGCCGAGATCGTCAAGGGGGATCTGACCGACAAGGCCACCTGTGAACGGGCCCTTCAAGGGACCGACGGCGTCTTTGCGGTGTCCACGTTCATTGAGGCCGGCATGGATGTTGAAGTGCAACAGGGGATCACACTGGCCGACGCGGCAAAGAAGGCCAATGTGAAGCACTTCGTGTACACGTCGGTGGGGAGCGCGAACCGCAACACCGGCGTCCCGCATTTTGACACCAAATGGAAAGTAGAGCAGCACATCAGCCAGCTTGGCCTCCCGGCCACGATTCTTCGCCCGGTTTGGTTCATGGAGAATTTCGGTACGTACTTCCTTCCTTCTCCGGAAGGAGTCCTAGTGGTGCCGTTGCGACCGGACAAGAAGCTGCACATGATTGCAGTACAGGATATCGGCGAGTTTGGCGCAGCCGCTTTCCTCCGTCCCGCCGAGTTTATCGGGCAGGCCATCGATTTGGCCGGAGATGAAATGACGCCGCCAGAGGTAGCAGCCCATCTCTCACGGACAATGGGACGGCCTATACAGTTCCAGCAAATGCCTGACGAGCAGGTTGAGGCCACCATGGGACACGACTTTGCAGTCATGTTCCAATGGCTCAATGAGGTCGGGTTCTCGGTAGATATCCCGGCGCTCCGCCAGCGGTTCGGGATCCCTTTGACGTCATTCACCGACGTGATCGCGCGGGCGGACTGGGCGAAAGGCTGAGGTGGTGGTCGTCAGTACCTCGTAGCCGACGGCCTTGGCGTCGAGTCGGGAGAAGCTTTTGTCAGTCGTATAACCCCGGATCAAGTTCGGGCATAATTGAGAGTCAAGAGCCAATGAGTATCTGGCACACACGGGGGTGATATCATGGCCAAGGGTAATGAAAGGCTGTTAAGGCTTTTGGCCGGTGAACAGTTGCAGTCCGGCGGCAACGGACAGCCGGTCGACGCAGCCCGTGCGGAGAACGATGAAGGCCTCCTCGACACTTATTCGCGCGCCGTTGTCGGCGTGGTTGAAAAGGTTGGCCCGGCGGTGGTGAGTATTGGGGTCAAGAAGCGGGCCCGCTCGCCCCGCTTTGGGCAAGAGGGTGCGGGGTCAGGCGTGATTATCGCCCCCGATGGTTTCATTCTGACGAATAGCCACGTGGTCGAGCAGGCGGAAAACGTCGAGGTGAGTCTGACAGACGGGTGCACGTTGTCGGCGCACATTGTGGGGAGCGACCCGGCAACCGACCTTGCCGTTGTCCGCGCCGAGGCCGGCAGCCTGCCAGCTGCAGAATTGGGCGATTCCAGTTCCTTACGCGTGGGTCAGTTGGCGATCGCGATTGGCAATCCGCTCGGGTTTCAAAGCACCGTCTCGACCGGGGTGATCTCTGCCCTGGGACGTGCGCTGCGCAGCCAGTCCGGCCGGCTGATCGAAAGCGTGATTCAGACCGACGTGCCACTCAATCCGGGGAACTCCGGCGGCCCGCTAGTGGATAGCCGGGGCCGTGTCATCGGCATCAATACGGCGATGATCTTTATGGCGCAAGGCATCAGCTTCGCCGTGCCGGTGAATACTGCCAAGTGGGTGGTGGGCGAGTTGGTCACTCGGGGGAAAGTCAAACGCGCCTACTTGGGTATTGCCGGGCAAGTTCGCCCGATCAGCCGCCGTTTCCAGCGCCAGTTTGAGCTAGAGACTGCCACGGCTGTGGAAGTGGTTTCGATCGAAGAGCAGGGCCCGGCCGCCAAAGCCGGGCTGCGTGAAGGCGACCTGATCGTCGCTGTGAACGGTAAAAATGTCGCCAGCGTTGACGACATTCACCGACTCTTGACGAGCTGGACGACCGGCTCGCTCCTCGGCCTGACGATCCTGCGGAACGGCGAACAGCTCCAGGTCCAGGTTATTCCGGACGAAATGTAGTAGGTTGTGGACAGGGTGTTACCCTCCTTACGGTTCTCGTTCTGAAGTCAGGAGGCTAGCCCTGAGCGACGCCCCGCAAACGCGGGGCTCAGTCGAAGCCCGGAGGGCAGATTATTCACTTCTATGTGAATAATCCGGGCTAAAAGGATCTCCCTTGGAGGTAAAGGATGGGGGAGGGGTATGTCG of Candidatus Methylomirabilota bacterium contains these proteins:
- a CDS encoding NmrA/HSCARG family protein, which translates into the protein MATQPKIILVTGATGQQGGAVARSLLRQGHKVRALTRNPNKAAGLAKAGAEIVKGDLTDKATCERALQGTDGVFAVSTFIEAGMDVEVQQGITLADAAKKANVKHFVYTSVGSANRNTGVPHFDTKWKVEQHISQLGLPATILRPVWFMENFGTYFLPSPEGVLVVPLRPDKKLHMIAVQDIGEFGAAAFLRPAEFIGQAIDLAGDEMTPPEVAAHLSRTMGRPIQFQQMPDEQVEATMGHDFAVMFQWLNEVGFSVDIPALRQRFGIPLTSFTDVIARADWAKG
- a CDS encoding trypsin-like peptidase domain-containing protein, which translates into the protein MAKGNERLLRLLAGEQLQSGGNGQPVDAARAENDEGLLDTYSRAVVGVVEKVGPAVVSIGVKKRARSPRFGQEGAGSGVIIAPDGFILTNSHVVEQAENVEVSLTDGCTLSAHIVGSDPATDLAVVRAEAGSLPAAELGDSSSLRVGQLAIAIGNPLGFQSTVSTGVISALGRALRSQSGRLIESVIQTDVPLNPGNSGGPLVDSRGRVIGINTAMIFMAQGISFAVPVNTAKWVVGELVTRGKVKRAYLGIAGQVRPISRRFQRQFELETATAVEVVSIEEQGPAAKAGLREGDLIVAVNGKNVASVDDIHRLLTSWTTGSLLGLTILRNGEQLQVQVIPDEM